The following proteins come from a genomic window of Spea bombifrons isolate aSpeBom1 chromosome 10, aSpeBom1.2.pri, whole genome shotgun sequence:
- the PKP3 gene encoding plakophilin-3 isoform X1, with protein MQDSHFLMSALQPNMNTTSLALPTDSQLDRRVREESQELRNARVQEQVRARMMQKGQTSSRANSSFSSYGDSFSSRAQYSTMPTSYSSRSQILGSEQRISTARPSGFATGTVRSGGYSSRSAVDVGASQRISVPPQQRGYSTSRPSSYHERVYPSRRECDTMSLRSLRIGDGDDRYDQGQSAQASFYTRQMSTASAGPTLQRSLSGNLGQDGGSTWVERAEVAQTRTIRAPAMRTLQRFQSTNRARMASSSYGTLNAVSPQQVQQQSAGGVGATYITNMIEHSSRAPSVRSLAESGHHIQEMRGMDVFDGNKSLMSQHSFTSGFDDMDMPSAVKYLMASDPNLQVLGAAYIQHRCYNDPEAKKQARSLQAIPKLVKMFNKPNQDVQRHATGAMRNLIYDSAENKMALVEENGVYELLQALKEPDDELKKNVTGILWNLSSSDNLKNRLARDTLGPLTDRVLSPLSGSAGSALIQQNASEAEIFYNATGFLRNLSSANEDTRQKMRECPGLLDALVCYTNNALQAGKSEDKSVENAVCVMRNLSYRLYDEMPPSCLQRLEGTQRGRTTAGDAIGCFTPQSRKLKEQQQGTDLATFAEISRDPKGMELLWHPQTVGLYNKLLQQCELNRHTTEAAAGALQNITAGDRRWAAVLSQVALEQERILNPVLDRLRTADHSQLRSLTGLIRNLSRHARNKDEMSTKLVSHLLEKLPGDAGDKSPPTEVIINIIAVLNNLTVAGPLAARDIVYFNGLNKLMYIKRKRDSPDSEKASRAASSLLTNMWQYSKLHRDYKAKGYRKEDFLSP; from the exons ATGCAGGACAGTCACTTCCTTATGTCGGCCTTGCAGCCGAACATGAACACGACATCGCTGGCGTTGCCCACCGACTCGCAATTGGACCGAAGGGTGCGTGAAGAGAGCCAAGAACTTCGCAATGCCCGGGTACAGGAGCAGGTCCGGGCACGGATGATGCAAAAGGGACAGACTTCATCCCGGGCCAACTCCAGCTTCTCCAGCTATGGAG ACAGCTTTTCCTCTCGAGCTCAGTACAGCACGATGCCGACCTCTTACAGCTCCCGCTCTCAGATCCTGGGCTCCGAGCAAAGAATATCT ACAGCCCGCCCATCAGGGTTTGCCACTGGAACTGTTAGGTCAGGAGGCTATTCTTCTCGTTCTGCAGTGGATGTGGGAGCAAGTCAAAGAATAAGTGTGCCTCCCCAGCAACGTGGTTACTCGACCTCCCGTCCTTCTTCTTACCACGAACGGGTTTACCCAAGCCGACGGGAGTGCGATACTATGTCCCTGAGGTCCCTTCGTATTGGTGATGGAGATGATCGCTATGACCAGGGGCAATCTGCTCAAGCATCATTCTATACACGCCAGATGTCCACTGCCAGTGCTGGACCAACACTTCAGAGGTCTCTTTCAGGCAACCTTGGCCAGGATGGTGGTTCAACTTGGGTTGAAAGGGCTGAGGTAGCACAGACTCGGACAATAAGAGCGCCAGCCATGCGCACTCTGCAACGTTTCCAGAGCACAAACAGGGCACGCATGGCATCCTCTTCCTATGGCACTTTGAATGCGGTGTCACCACAGCAGGTGCAGCAACAGTCAGCAGGCGGTGTTGGTGCCACTTACATCACAAACATGATTGAGCACAGTTCACGAGCTCCATCTGTGAGGAGCCTGGCCGAGTCTGGCCATCATATACAAGAAATGAGAGGCATGGATGTGTTTGATGGCAACAAGAGTTTGATGAGCCAGCATTCCTTTACTAGTGG ATTTGATGATATGGATATGCCATCGGCAGTGAAATATTTGATGGCCAGCGACCCTAATCTGCAGGTCCTAGGAGCAGCTTATATACAGCATCGGTGCTACAATGACCCAGAGGCAAAAAAACAG GCTCGTAGCTTGCAGGCAATCCCCAAACTGGTAAAGATGTTTAACAAGCCAAACCAAGATGTACAGAGACATGCCACAGGTGCTATGCGCAACCTTATCTACGACAGTGCAGAGAACAAAATGGCGCTGGTGGAAGAAAATGGTGTTTATGAGCTGCTGCAGGCACTCAAAGAGCCAGACGATGAACTCAAAAAGAATGTAACAG GCATTTTATGGAACCTGTCCTCAAGTGATAATTTGAAAAACAGATTGGCGCGGGACACGTTGGGTCCACTCACAGATCGTGTGCTGTCTCCACTATCTGGATCTGCAGGCTCTGCCCTCATCCAACAGAATGCTTCCGAAGctgaaatattttacaatgcCACCGGTTTCCTTAG GAACCTGAGCTCAGCCAATGAGGATACACGCCAAAAAATGCGAGAGTGTCCTGGGCTTCTGGATGCTCTGGTTTGCTACACTAACAATGCTCTGCAGGCTGGGAAATCTGAAGACAAG AGTGTGGAGAATGCTGTGTGTGTGATGAGAAACCTCTCATACCGTTTGTACGATGAAATGCCTCCGTCCTGCCTGCAAAGGCTAGAAGGCACCCAGAGGGGGCGCACCACAGCAGGGGATGCAATAGGATGCTTCACCCCGCAGAGCCGAAAACTCAAAGAG cagcagcagggcaCAGACCTTGCCACCTTTGCAGAAATCTCCCGCGATCCGAAAGGCATGGAGTTGCTGTGGCATCCACAAACCGTTGGTCTATATAACAAGTTGCTGCAACAATGTGAACTGAACCGGCACACTACAGAGGCAGCTGCCGGAGCACTTCAGAACATCACTGCGGGAGACCGTAGG TGGGCAGCAGTTTTGAGCCAGGTGGCTCTAGAACAGGAGCGAATTTTGAATCCAGTTCTCGATCGTTTACGGACTGCAGACCACAGCCAACTGCGCTCTCTTACAGGGCTCATCCGCAACCTGTCTAGACATGCCAGGAACAAGGATGAGATGT CTACCAAGCTGGTGAGCCATCTGCTAGAGAAGCTTCCAGGTGATGCTGGAGACAAGAGCCCCCCCACAGAGGTTATCATTAATATCATAGCCGTGTTGAACAACTTGACCGTGGCTGGCCCTCTGGCAGCGCGAGATATAGTGTACTTCAATGGACTCAACAAGCTAATGTACATCAAGAGAAAGCGGGACAG CCCGGATAGTGAGAAAGCGTCACGAGCGGCCTCCAGCCTCCTCACCAACATGTGGCAATACAGCAAGCTGCACCGTGACTACAAGGCT AAGGGCTACCGGAAGGAGGATTTCCTCAGCCCATGA
- the PKP3 gene encoding plakophilin-3 isoform X2, producing the protein MNRHGPVLQTQPNMNTTSLALPTDSQLDRRVREESQELRNARVQEQVRARMMQKGQTSSRANSSFSSYGDSFSSRAQYSTMPTSYSSRSQILGSEQRISTARPSGFATGTVRSGGYSSRSAVDVGASQRISVPPQQRGYSTSRPSSYHERVYPSRRECDTMSLRSLRIGDGDDRYDQGQSAQASFYTRQMSTASAGPTLQRSLSGNLGQDGGSTWVERAEVAQTRTIRAPAMRTLQRFQSTNRARMASSSYGTLNAVSPQQVQQQSAGGVGATYITNMIEHSSRAPSVRSLAESGHHIQEMRGMDVFDGNKSLMSQHSFTSGFDDMDMPSAVKYLMASDPNLQVLGAAYIQHRCYNDPEAKKQARSLQAIPKLVKMFNKPNQDVQRHATGAMRNLIYDSAENKMALVEENGVYELLQALKEPDDELKKNVTGILWNLSSSDNLKNRLARDTLGPLTDRVLSPLSGSAGSALIQQNASEAEIFYNATGFLRNLSSANEDTRQKMRECPGLLDALVCYTNNALQAGKSEDKSVENAVCVMRNLSYRLYDEMPPSCLQRLEGTQRGRTTAGDAIGCFTPQSRKLKEQQQGTDLATFAEISRDPKGMELLWHPQTVGLYNKLLQQCELNRHTTEAAAGALQNITAGDRRWAAVLSQVALEQERILNPVLDRLRTADHSQLRSLTGLIRNLSRHARNKDEMSTKLVSHLLEKLPGDAGDKSPPTEVIINIIAVLNNLTVAGPLAARDIVYFNGLNKLMYIKRKRDSPDSEKASRAASSLLTNMWQYSKLHRDYKAKGYRKEDFLSP; encoded by the exons CCGAACATGAACACGACATCGCTGGCGTTGCCCACCGACTCGCAATTGGACCGAAGGGTGCGTGAAGAGAGCCAAGAACTTCGCAATGCCCGGGTACAGGAGCAGGTCCGGGCACGGATGATGCAAAAGGGACAGACTTCATCCCGGGCCAACTCCAGCTTCTCCAGCTATGGAG ACAGCTTTTCCTCTCGAGCTCAGTACAGCACGATGCCGACCTCTTACAGCTCCCGCTCTCAGATCCTGGGCTCCGAGCAAAGAATATCT ACAGCCCGCCCATCAGGGTTTGCCACTGGAACTGTTAGGTCAGGAGGCTATTCTTCTCGTTCTGCAGTGGATGTGGGAGCAAGTCAAAGAATAAGTGTGCCTCCCCAGCAACGTGGTTACTCGACCTCCCGTCCTTCTTCTTACCACGAACGGGTTTACCCAAGCCGACGGGAGTGCGATACTATGTCCCTGAGGTCCCTTCGTATTGGTGATGGAGATGATCGCTATGACCAGGGGCAATCTGCTCAAGCATCATTCTATACACGCCAGATGTCCACTGCCAGTGCTGGACCAACACTTCAGAGGTCTCTTTCAGGCAACCTTGGCCAGGATGGTGGTTCAACTTGGGTTGAAAGGGCTGAGGTAGCACAGACTCGGACAATAAGAGCGCCAGCCATGCGCACTCTGCAACGTTTCCAGAGCACAAACAGGGCACGCATGGCATCCTCTTCCTATGGCACTTTGAATGCGGTGTCACCACAGCAGGTGCAGCAACAGTCAGCAGGCGGTGTTGGTGCCACTTACATCACAAACATGATTGAGCACAGTTCACGAGCTCCATCTGTGAGGAGCCTGGCCGAGTCTGGCCATCATATACAAGAAATGAGAGGCATGGATGTGTTTGATGGCAACAAGAGTTTGATGAGCCAGCATTCCTTTACTAGTGG ATTTGATGATATGGATATGCCATCGGCAGTGAAATATTTGATGGCCAGCGACCCTAATCTGCAGGTCCTAGGAGCAGCTTATATACAGCATCGGTGCTACAATGACCCAGAGGCAAAAAAACAG GCTCGTAGCTTGCAGGCAATCCCCAAACTGGTAAAGATGTTTAACAAGCCAAACCAAGATGTACAGAGACATGCCACAGGTGCTATGCGCAACCTTATCTACGACAGTGCAGAGAACAAAATGGCGCTGGTGGAAGAAAATGGTGTTTATGAGCTGCTGCAGGCACTCAAAGAGCCAGACGATGAACTCAAAAAGAATGTAACAG GCATTTTATGGAACCTGTCCTCAAGTGATAATTTGAAAAACAGATTGGCGCGGGACACGTTGGGTCCACTCACAGATCGTGTGCTGTCTCCACTATCTGGATCTGCAGGCTCTGCCCTCATCCAACAGAATGCTTCCGAAGctgaaatattttacaatgcCACCGGTTTCCTTAG GAACCTGAGCTCAGCCAATGAGGATACACGCCAAAAAATGCGAGAGTGTCCTGGGCTTCTGGATGCTCTGGTTTGCTACACTAACAATGCTCTGCAGGCTGGGAAATCTGAAGACAAG AGTGTGGAGAATGCTGTGTGTGTGATGAGAAACCTCTCATACCGTTTGTACGATGAAATGCCTCCGTCCTGCCTGCAAAGGCTAGAAGGCACCCAGAGGGGGCGCACCACAGCAGGGGATGCAATAGGATGCTTCACCCCGCAGAGCCGAAAACTCAAAGAG cagcagcagggcaCAGACCTTGCCACCTTTGCAGAAATCTCCCGCGATCCGAAAGGCATGGAGTTGCTGTGGCATCCACAAACCGTTGGTCTATATAACAAGTTGCTGCAACAATGTGAACTGAACCGGCACACTACAGAGGCAGCTGCCGGAGCACTTCAGAACATCACTGCGGGAGACCGTAGG TGGGCAGCAGTTTTGAGCCAGGTGGCTCTAGAACAGGAGCGAATTTTGAATCCAGTTCTCGATCGTTTACGGACTGCAGACCACAGCCAACTGCGCTCTCTTACAGGGCTCATCCGCAACCTGTCTAGACATGCCAGGAACAAGGATGAGATGT CTACCAAGCTGGTGAGCCATCTGCTAGAGAAGCTTCCAGGTGATGCTGGAGACAAGAGCCCCCCCACAGAGGTTATCATTAATATCATAGCCGTGTTGAACAACTTGACCGTGGCTGGCCCTCTGGCAGCGCGAGATATAGTGTACTTCAATGGACTCAACAAGCTAATGTACATCAAGAGAAAGCGGGACAG CCCGGATAGTGAGAAAGCGTCACGAGCGGCCTCCAGCCTCCTCACCAACATGTGGCAATACAGCAAGCTGCACCGTGACTACAAGGCT AAGGGCTACCGGAAGGAGGATTTCCTCAGCCCATGA
- the LOC128467608 gene encoding acrosin-like, with the protein MIKEKIEHETYDPDTKRDDIALLRLNQPIKFDDYTQPACLPAKHAIVDNLDDCYVAGWGVLKEGSSETSDVLQEAPVNLIPVDRCNRPTWYNGAVGDYNLCAGYEQGGIDSCQGDSGGPLMCKKSKAKFYTVVGITSWGSGCAQEKSPGVYSATQYYLEWISQHLSKNKNPTSNTI; encoded by the exons ATGATAAAAGAGAAGATCGAACATGAGACATACGACCCGGATACTAAGCGTGATGACATTGCTTTGCTCCGGCTCAATCAGCCCATCAAATTTGATGACTACACTCAGCCTGCCTGCCTTCCTGCCAAACACGCCATTGTGGACAACCTAGATGACTGCTACGTCGCTGGCTGGGGTGTCCTCAAAGAAGGAT CCTCAGAAACATCAGATGTCCTTCAAGAAGCCCCAGTGAATTTAATTCCAGTTGACCGTTGCAACCGCCCAACCTGGTACAACGGAGCAGTGGGTGACTACAACCTGTGCGCTGGATATGAGCAGGGAGGCATCGATAGTTGCCAG GGTGACAGCGGAGGACCTTTAATGTGCAAAAAGAGCAAAGCTAAGTTCTATACTGTGGTCGGCATAACCAGCTGGGGCTCCGGCTGTGCCCAGGAGAAAAGCCCTGGAGTTTACTCCGCCACCCAGTATTATCTCGAGTGGATTTCTCAACATCTTTCTAAGAACAAGAACCCTACATCCAATACCATCTAA
- the LOC128467609 gene encoding acrosin-like: MKLYVIFIIIWAFLGTSESSDYRVCGDRPLAEDFRGSRVVGGKDAEPGNWPWIVSIQEYRDDEYSHVCGGFVLSNLWVLTAAHCFRDVGDEYYGWRLVFGANQLSDMGAHAQIRIIKEKIEHETYDPHTKRDDIALLRLNQSIKFDDYTQPACLPAKHAIVDKLDDCYVAGWGVLKEGSSETSDVLQEAPVNLIPVDRCNRPTWYNGAVGDYNLCAGYEQGGIDSCQGDSGGPLMCKKSKAKFYTVVGITSWGSGCAQEKSPGVYSATQYYLEWISKHLSKNKNPESETMKKRAEKQIAPTVAEKISRVCGDRPLAEDFRGSRVHPGVQG; the protein is encoded by the exons ATGAAGTTATATgtgatttttataattatttgggCTTTCCTAGGAACATCTGAGAGCTCTGACTATAGAG TCTGTGGAGACAGACCCCTAGCGGAGGATTTCCGTGGCTCCCGCGTGGTGGGAGGAAAGGATGCGGAGCCCGGTAACTGGCCCTGGATAGTCAGCATCCAGGAGTACAGGGACGATGAGTATTCCCACGTATGCGGAGGTTTCGTCCTTAGTAATTTATGGGTTCTGACAGCTGCCCATTGTTTCCGGGATGTTGGCGA TGAATATTATGGCTGGAGACTCGTGTTTGGGGCAAACCAACTCTCAGACATGGGGGCACATGCTCAGATCAGAATCATAAAAGAGAAGATCGAACATGAGACGTACGACCCGCATACTAAGCGTGATGACATCGCCTTGCTCCGGCTCAATCAATCCATCAAATTTGATGACTACACTCAGCCTGCCTGCCTTCCTGCCAAACACGCCATTGTGGACAAACTGGATGACTGCTACGTCGCTGGCTGGGGTGTCCTCAAAGAAGGAT cctCAGAAACATCAGATGTCCTTCAAGAAGCCCCAGTGAATTTAATTCCAGTTGACCGTTGCAACCGCCCAACCTGGTACAACGGAGCAGTGGGTGACTACAACCTGTGCGCTGGATATGAGCAGGGAGGCATCGATAGTTGCCAG GGTGACAGCGGAGGACCTTTAATGTGCAAAAAGAGCAAAGCTAAGTTCTATACTGTGGTCGGCATAACCAGCTGGGGCTCCGGCTGTGCCCAGGAGAAAAGCCCTGGAGTTTACTCCGCCACCCAGTATTATCTCGAGTGGATTTCTAAACATCTTTCTAAGAACAAGAACCCTGAATCCGAGACCATGAAAAAGAGGGCCGAGAAACAAATCGCTCCAACTGTAGCTGAAAAAATCAGCAGAGTCTGTGGAGACAGACCCCTAGCGGAGGATTTCCGTGGCTCCCGCGTG CATCCAGGAGTACAGGGATGA